One region of Flavobacterium sp. GSB-24 genomic DNA includes:
- the idi gene encoding isopentenyl-diphosphate Delta-isomerase, protein MTEENVILVNQNDEQIGLMPKLEAHEKALLHRAFSVFVLNEQNEIMLQQRANQKYHSPLLWTNTCCSHQREGETNIEAGSRRLFEEMGFKTDLKELFHFIYKAPFDNGLTEHELDHVMIGYYNEDPNINTEEVEDWKWMKIEDVKTDIQKQPEIYTVWFKIIFDEFYHFLEAHKL, encoded by the coding sequence ATGACAGAAGAAAACGTAATACTAGTCAATCAAAATGATGAGCAGATTGGTTTAATGCCAAAATTAGAAGCACACGAAAAGGCGCTTTTGCACCGTGCATTTTCAGTTTTTGTTTTAAATGAGCAAAATGAAATAATGTTGCAGCAGCGTGCGAATCAAAAATATCATTCTCCTTTGCTGTGGACTAACACTTGCTGCAGCCATCAGCGTGAAGGCGAAACTAATATTGAAGCAGGAAGCAGAAGGCTGTTTGAAGAAATGGGATTTAAAACAGATTTGAAAGAGCTGTTTCATTTTATTTACAAAGCGCCTTTTGACAATGGATTGACAGAACATGAGCTGGATCACGTAATGATTGGATATTACAATGAAGATCCGAATATCAATACAGAAGAAGTAGAAGATTGGAAATGGATGAAAATTGAAGATGTAAAAACCGATATTCAGAAACAGCCCGAAATATATACCGTTTGGTTTAAAATAATTTTTGATGAATTTTATCATTTTTTAGAAGCTCATAAACTTTAA
- the msrB gene encoding peptide-methionine (R)-S-oxide reductase MsrB, with protein sequence MKSKTQFISLCFLLPLFILQACGQNTKKQTKSTSMENVINKSGNPYYSNTDTTKLNVSDAEWKKVLPADVYAVMREADTERPFTGKYWNTDEKGTYYCASCGNKLFRSTAKFSSSCGWPSFFEQDDKKSIVFKEDNSIGMERIEALCGRCGGHLGHLFDDGPAPTGKRYCMNSIALDFVPDPK encoded by the coding sequence ATGAAATCAAAAACTCAATTTATCAGCCTTTGCTTTTTATTACCGCTTTTTATTTTGCAGGCGTGCGGACAAAATACTAAAAAGCAGACAAAATCTACTTCTATGGAAAATGTAATTAATAAATCTGGAAATCCTTATTACTCTAATACCGACACTACTAAATTGAATGTTAGTGATGCGGAATGGAAAAAAGTTTTACCAGCAGATGTTTATGCGGTAATGCGTGAAGCAGATACCGAAAGACCTTTTACAGGAAAATATTGGAACACAGACGAAAAAGGAACGTACTACTGCGCTTCTTGCGGTAATAAACTTTTTAGATCTACGGCGAAATTCTCCAGCAGCTGCGGATGGCCGAGCTTCTTTGAACAAGACGATAAAAAGAGTATTGTTTTTAAAGAAGATAACTCTATTGGAATGGAAAGAATTGAAGCGCTTTGCGGTCGCTGCGGCGGACATTTAGGACATTTGTTTGATGATGGCCCCGCTCCTACAGGAAAACGCTACTGTATGAATTCGATCGCTCTTGATTTTGTTCCAGACCCTAAATAA
- a CDS encoding aminopeptidase P N-terminal domain-containing protein, with translation MKQFLVLFTLLFSLSQVQSQENLPTDYLSKEFHKERRDAFRALMPANSAAIIFSYPERVFSRDINYNFHQNPDMYYLTGYKEPDAVLLLFKEPQGTEKYSEVLFVRERNAQKETWTGRRLGVEGAKSKLGFEKVYNGKDLKDFELDFKKFDKIIYDESSTGIHDNTYDPADLFNLIQVFKTKAGIVNDDKTSTETYANITNSLREIKTREEIELMRKSVKLSCIAHNEVMKAVGPDMSENEADGIHAYIHRHYGAEGEGYPPIVGAGANGCILHYGENNAVKIDNQLLLMDVGSEYHGYSADVTRTVPANGKFTPEQKAIYDLVYEAQEAVFKICKPGTPFQDLNKISREVIANGLIKLGIITDPKDARIYYPHSCSHFLGLDVHDKGNYMSALKENMIFTVEPGIYIPANSKCDKKWWNIGVRIEDDILITKDSYENLSAESPRKWQDVEALAKQKSNFNDMKFPKI, from the coding sequence ATGAAACAATTTCTCGTATTGTTTACCTTATTATTCAGTTTGTCTCAAGTACAATCACAGGAAAATCTTCCAACAGATTATCTCTCGAAAGAATTTCACAAAGAACGCCGCGATGCTTTTAGGGCTTTAATGCCGGCCAATTCTGCTGCAATAATTTTTTCGTATCCCGAAAGAGTTTTTTCAAGAGACATCAATTACAATTTTCATCAAAATCCTGATATGTATTATTTAACAGGATATAAAGAACCAGATGCTGTTTTATTACTTTTTAAAGAACCGCAAGGAACTGAAAAATATAGCGAAGTTCTTTTTGTGAGAGAAAGAAATGCGCAAAAGGAAACATGGACAGGAAGACGCTTAGGAGTTGAAGGTGCAAAATCTAAATTAGGATTTGAAAAAGTTTACAACGGAAAAGATTTAAAAGACTTTGAACTTGATTTCAAGAAATTTGATAAAATTATTTATGACGAATCTTCTACTGGAATTCATGATAACACGTACGATCCAGCAGATTTATTTAACTTAATTCAAGTTTTTAAAACAAAAGCAGGCATTGTAAATGATGATAAAACTTCAACAGAAACTTATGCTAACATCACTAATTCTTTAAGAGAAATAAAAACTCGAGAAGAAATAGAATTAATGCGAAAATCGGTTAAACTTTCCTGCATTGCCCACAATGAAGTTATGAAAGCAGTTGGTCCAGATATGAGTGAAAATGAAGCTGACGGAATTCATGCTTATATTCACAGACACTATGGCGCCGAAGGCGAAGGCTATCCTCCAATTGTAGGCGCTGGAGCAAATGGCTGTATTTTGCATTATGGAGAAAACAACGCTGTAAAAATTGACAATCAATTGTTATTAATGGATGTTGGTTCTGAATATCACGGTTATTCTGCCGATGTTACGAGAACAGTTCCGGCAAACGGAAAATTCACTCCAGAACAAAAAGCAATTTATGATTTGGTTTATGAAGCGCAGGAAGCCGTTTTTAAAATTTGCAAGCCAGGAACTCCTTTTCAGGATTTAAACAAAATATCCAGAGAAGTTATTGCAAACGGTCTTATCAAATTGGGTATTATTACAGATCCAAAAGATGCGAGAATTTATTATCCGCACAGCTGTTCGCACTTTCTTGGCTTAGATGTTCATGACAAAGGAAATTATATGAGCGCTCTGAAAGAAAATATGATTTTTACTGTTGAACCTGGAATTTATATTCCTGCAAATAGTAAATGTGATAAGAAATGGTGGAACATCGGCGTTCGTATCGAAGATGATATTTTGATCACAAAAGATTCATACGAAAATCTTTCTGCCGAATCTCCAAGAAAATGGCAGGATGTTGAAGCTTTAGCCAAACAGAAAAGCAATTTTAATGATATGAAGTTTCCTAAGATTTAG
- a CDS encoding DUF3806 domain-containing protein, with translation MRLFEIGDGLISIKVSNNYNSELENDDTIILYDLEKDFATIRISIITVESKNGSDKQPMFNRTIEEANKKGIKVNIEDQKSFYGYITEDKKEDLSIYYFEVGYLNHLIIISVTTTAEYSQNNEESLEDLLQEITGFIPSITEINLETQNIFEPRYENFIHINERIATILNIKTEEIDNYHNTEKTIHLLQEIIDKEIFQADQSYELESLGIALGDYIQYKHNDFHWAIIRDEYGRDYCLQYKTFAINVFPSTMILKRIENGEYINISELVSDLIYKVNELTESEEFDLLDHND, from the coding sequence ATGAGATTATTTGAAATTGGAGATGGGCTAATATCAATAAAAGTATCAAACAATTATAATTCCGAGTTAGAAAATGATGATACAATAATTCTGTACGACCTTGAAAAGGATTTTGCTACAATCAGAATTAGTATCATTACTGTTGAATCTAAAAACGGTTCTGATAAACAACCAATGTTTAACAGAACAATTGAAGAGGCAAATAAAAAAGGAATTAAAGTTAATATTGAAGATCAAAAAAGTTTCTACGGATACATAACAGAAGATAAAAAAGAAGATTTATCTATATACTATTTTGAAGTCGGGTATCTAAATCATCTTATAATTATTAGCGTTACTACAACAGCAGAATATAGCCAGAATAATGAAGAAAGTCTCGAAGATCTATTACAAGAAATCACTGGTTTCATTCCTTCGATAACAGAAATTAATCTTGAAACTCAAAATATATTTGAACCGAGATATGAAAATTTCATACATATAAATGAACGAATTGCTACTATTCTAAATATTAAGACTGAGGAAATAGACAATTATCACAACACAGAAAAAACAATTCATTTATTACAAGAAATTATTGACAAGGAAATATTTCAAGCAGACCAAAGCTACGAACTTGAATCTCTAGGAATTGCTTTAGGCGACTACATTCAATACAAACACAATGATTTTCATTGGGCAATAATACGAGATGAATATGGTAGAGATTATTGCTTACAATATAAAACATTCGCTATAAACGTTTTCCCGTCAACGATGATTTTAAAGAGAATAGAAAATGGAGAGTATATAAATATTTCTGAGTTGGTTTCAGATTTAATTTACAAGGTTAATGAATTAACAGAAAGTGAAGAATTTGATTTATTAGATCACAATGATTAA
- a CDS encoding 6-carboxytetrahydropterin synthase: MRVTISRKAHFNAAHRLHRKDWSFEKNDAVFGKCNNANFHGHNYGLTVSVTGKIDPETGFVLDVKVLADIIREEVEIPFDHKNLNLDVPEFLDLNPTAENIAVVIWNKIRKRIQPEFDLEIVLNETDRNFVTYKGE, from the coding sequence ATGAGAGTAACCATATCAAGAAAAGCACATTTTAATGCTGCACATCGACTACATCGAAAAGATTGGTCATTTGAAAAAAACGATGCTGTTTTTGGAAAATGCAACAATGCTAATTTTCATGGTCACAATTATGGTTTAACAGTAAGTGTTACAGGAAAAATTGACCCGGAAACTGGTTTTGTTTTAGATGTGAAAGTATTAGCGGATATTATACGCGAAGAAGTAGAAATTCCGTTTGATCACAAAAATCTAAATCTGGACGTCCCAGAATTTTTAGATTTAAATCCAACTGCAGAAAATATAGCAGTTGTGATATGGAATAAAATTAGAAAAAGAATTCAGCCAGAATTTGATTTAGAAATCGTGCTGAATGAAACCGACCGCAATTTTGTAACTTATAAAGGAGAATAA
- a CDS encoding peroxiredoxin yields the protein MSLKIGDIVPNFTAKDNHGEIFESQSVLGRKPLVIYFYPKDNTPGCTTEACSFRDQYEDFKDLGAEVIGISSDSVKSHHKFAAKHQLPFILLSDQDKRLRKLFGVRNNLFGLLPGRVTYIIDRNGLVISIFDSVNAAKHIPRALETVKELVS from the coding sequence ATGTCATTAAAAATAGGAGATATAGTTCCGAATTTTACTGCGAAAGACAATCATGGAGAAATTTTCGAAAGCCAGAGTGTTTTAGGAAGAAAACCACTGGTGATTTATTTTTATCCAAAAGATAATACGCCTGGCTGTACAACAGAAGCCTGTAGTTTTCGGGATCAATATGAAGACTTCAAAGATTTGGGTGCTGAGGTAATCGGGATTAGCAGTGATAGTGTAAAATCACATCACAAATTTGCTGCTAAGCATCAATTGCCTTTTATTTTACTGTCAGATCAAGATAAAAGATTAAGAAAGCTTTTTGGTGTTCGAAACAATTTGTTCGGACTGCTGCCGGGACGTGTCACATATATTATTGATAGAAATGGTTTGGTAATTTCGATATTTGACAGCGTTAATGCTGCGAAACATATACCGAGAGCCTTAGAAACCGTTAAAGAATTAGTATCATAA
- a CDS encoding SMI1/KNR4 family protein, with amino-acid sequence MTIQEIETKHGFEFPLLYKQLEADGMLNIGEYGPNWYAEVYPTLKDNPPLLLHSYDFESLNLKSVAEEIEELRDPDNYRNINSEFKFIPFAKSGGGDHYCFFLNEEDNGEVPIVFVWHDMNEVNYLAKNLQDFIFKVLLIDMSQQDVYNELSDEEFRSDLESVFKSHKRYLSTRQRFILEDILKREIIDYEINVSPKIKESARGLLTDVELESIVNDVIPFDKMNQSFKYSND; translated from the coding sequence ATGACCATACAAGAAATTGAAACAAAACACGGATTTGAATTCCCGCTTTTATACAAACAATTAGAAGCCGACGGCATGCTCAATATTGGAGAATATGGGCCAAATTGGTATGCGGAAGTTTATCCTACTTTAAAAGATAATCCGCCATTACTTTTGCATTCTTACGATTTCGAATCTCTGAATTTGAAATCTGTTGCCGAAGAAATCGAAGAACTTAGAGATCCGGATAATTATCGAAATATAAATTCTGAATTTAAATTTATTCCTTTTGCAAAAAGCGGAGGTGGAGATCATTATTGTTTTTTTCTAAATGAAGAAGACAACGGAGAAGTGCCAATTGTTTTTGTCTGGCATGACATGAACGAAGTTAATTATCTGGCAAAAAATCTACAGGATTTTATCTTTAAAGTTTTATTGATAGACATGTCGCAGCAGGATGTTTACAACGAACTCAGCGATGAAGAATTTAGAAGTGATCTGGAATCTGTTTTTAAATCGCATAAAAGATATTTAAGTACTCGTCAAAGATTTATTTTAGAAGATATTTTAAAGCGTGAAATTATAGATTACGAAATAAATGTCTCTCCAAAAATAAAAGAATCAGCAAGAGGATTGTTAACGGATGTAGAATTAGAATCAATTGTGAATGATGTTATTCCTTTTGATAAAATGAATCAAAGTTTTAAATACTCAAATGACTAA
- a CDS encoding quinone oxidoreductase has translation MKALTFSKFGNSDVLEYIEISNPFLKTDEILVEMKAIGLNFADVYRRKGNYHLKGNPPFIAGYEGAGIVVDTNNHPEYKIGDRVAFADVPFANAELVAVSINHVLPLPEAISFETAASVLLQGLTAHYLATDSHKTKEGETVLIHAVAGGVGQILTQISKFLGANVIGLTSSSDKAKIALEQGADHVFLYGEDWKSEIFKVIPKGVDAVYDSIGSTLTYSFEVTKECGQVVFFGMAGGDPEPVNPRMLMDTSKTLTGGDLWSYLNSKEERIKRSNQLFNWIIDGKIKLSQPTSFKLSEGKLAHDYLESRKSTGKIILIP, from the coding sequence ATGAAAGCACTTACTTTTTCCAAATTTGGAAATTCTGATGTTTTAGAATATATAGAAATATCAAATCCATTTTTAAAAACTGATGAGATTTTAGTCGAAATGAAAGCGATTGGATTAAATTTTGCTGATGTTTACAGACGAAAAGGAAATTATCATTTAAAAGGAAATCCGCCATTTATTGCGGGTTATGAAGGCGCCGGAATTGTTGTTGATACCAATAATCATCCCGAATATAAAATCGGTGATCGTGTGGCTTTCGCCGATGTTCCTTTTGCTAATGCAGAGTTGGTTGCAGTCAGTATCAATCATGTACTTCCTCTTCCAGAAGCTATTTCTTTTGAAACCGCAGCTTCTGTTTTATTACAAGGCTTAACGGCACATTATTTAGCTACTGACAGTCACAAAACTAAAGAAGGCGAAACAGTATTAATTCATGCAGTTGCCGGCGGTGTTGGCCAAATTCTAACACAAATCAGCAAATTTCTAGGAGCCAATGTTATCGGGTTAACCTCATCTTCAGACAAAGCAAAAATTGCTCTTGAACAAGGTGCAGATCACGTTTTTCTTTACGGTGAAGATTGGAAATCGGAGATTTTTAAAGTAATCCCAAAAGGCGTTGATGCGGTTTATGACAGCATCGGAAGCACTTTAACTTACAGCTTTGAAGTAACGAAAGAATGCGGTCAAGTTGTTTTCTTCGGAATGGCGGGCGGCGATCCAGAACCTGTAAACCCGAGAATGTTAATGGATACTTCGAAAACTTTAACTGGCGGCGATTTATGGAGTTATTTAAATTCTAAAGAAGAAAGAATCAAAAGATCCAATCAATTATTCAATTGGATTATTGATGGAAAAATCAAACTTTCTCAACCCACCTCTTTTAAATTATCAGAGGGAAAATTGGCGCACGATTATTTAGAAAGCAGAAAAAGTACAGGAAAGATTATTTTGATTCCTTGA
- a CDS encoding META domain-containing protein: MKKYTLAVVSVLTLLLTSCMASKDTKGAANLYDTTWELEYISGPRIAFEGLYPNKKPQITFDQKETKVYGNNGCNGYSAPYTLNGKSLTFGEPGPTTMMFCEGGGEQQFLQQMKKITSYSIEDGKLNLIQGDVPMMRFKKVAKK, translated from the coding sequence ATGAAAAAATACACACTCGCAGTCGTTTCTGTTTTAACCTTATTATTGACTTCTTGTATGGCATCAAAAGACACTAAAGGCGCAGCAAATTTATATGATACAACTTGGGAATTAGAATATATTTCGGGACCAAGAATTGCTTTTGAAGGATTGTATCCAAATAAAAAACCGCAGATTACTTTTGACCAAAAAGAAACAAAAGTGTATGGTAATAATGGATGCAACGGATATAGCGCACCTTATACATTAAACGGAAAATCATTAACTTTTGGAGAGCCTGGACCAACTACTATGATGTTTTGTGAAGGCGGCGGAGAACAGCAGTTTTTACAGCAAATGAAAAAAATTACTAGTTATTCTATTGAAGATGGAAAACTAAATTTAATTCAGGGCGACGTGCCGATGATGCGATTTAAAAAAGTAGCTAAAAAATAG
- a CDS encoding type I phosphomannose isomerase catalytic subunit — MSQNLYPLQFEPILKERIWGGEKLKTILNKPIVSTITGESWELSTVEGDVSVVANGNLKGKSLMDLIDETPDAILGTKVYERFGKQFPLLFKYLDAREDLSIQVHPNDKLAKERHNSFGKTEMWYVMQADADARIIVGFKENSSKEEYLKHLHDNTLVSILDDVKAKSGDVFFLETGTVHAIGAGLVVAEIQQTSDITYRLYDFDRLDANGNKRELHVDLALDAINYNKVDTQKKYDSKANTSNTVVDCPYFTTNFIPLEDKVNVSKNGETFTVYMCIEGSFEIEYDGFKHTYIKGDTVLVPAAINAFNLSGKASILEIYIS; from the coding sequence ATGAGCCAAAATTTATACCCTTTACAATTTGAACCGATTTTGAAAGAAAGAATCTGGGGAGGAGAAAAACTAAAAACAATTCTGAATAAACCAATCGTTTCTACAATTACTGGCGAAAGCTGGGAATTATCTACTGTAGAAGGAGATGTAAGTGTGGTTGCAAACGGAAATCTAAAAGGAAAATCTTTGATGGACCTTATTGACGAAACTCCAGATGCAATTTTAGGAACTAAAGTTTACGAGCGTTTTGGAAAACAATTTCCGTTGCTTTTTAAATATCTTGATGCAAGAGAAGATCTTTCTATTCAAGTGCATCCAAACGATAAATTAGCGAAGGAACGTCACAATTCATTTGGAAAAACAGAAATGTGGTACGTAATGCAGGCAGATGCAGATGCAAGAATTATTGTTGGTTTTAAAGAAAATTCAAGTAAAGAAGAATACTTAAAACATTTGCATGACAATACTTTGGTTTCGATCTTAGACGATGTGAAAGCAAAATCTGGTGATGTTTTCTTTTTAGAAACAGGAACTGTTCACGCAATTGGAGCAGGTTTGGTTGTTGCCGAAATTCAGCAGACTTCTGATATCACTTATCGTTTATACGACTTTGACAGGTTAGATGCCAACGGAAATAAAAGAGAACTTCACGTAGATTTAGCACTAGATGCAATCAACTATAATAAAGTAGATACTCAAAAGAAATACGATTCTAAAGCAAATACATCTAATACAGTTGTTGACTGCCCGTACTTTACAACCAATTTTATTCCGTTAGAAGATAAAGTAAATGTGTCTAAAAATGGAGAAACATTTACAGTATATATGTGTATTGAAGGAAGCTTCGAAATCGAATATGACGGATTTAAACATACTTACATTAAAGGAGATACTGTGTTGGTTCCAGCTGCGATAAATGCATTTAATTTAAGCGGAAAAGCTTCAATTTTAGAAATTTACATTTCATAG
- the msrA gene encoding peptide-methionine (S)-S-oxide reductase MsrA: MKNILLICFLALSLNGFSQNKKASNLETITLGGGCYWCVEAVYEDLNGVKSVVSGFSGGNVANPTYEEVCTGQTGHAEVVQITYDKNVTDINEIFKVFFTVHDPTTLNRQGADVGTQYRSVIFYKNAEQKKAAESIIAELNKAKVYKNPIVTKVEPFKAFYKAEDYHQNYYANNKNQPYCKMVIQPKLEKFEKVFKDKLKKK; encoded by the coding sequence ATGAAAAATATACTTTTAATATGTTTTTTGGCGCTTTCACTGAATGGCTTTTCGCAAAATAAAAAAGCTTCTAATCTCGAAACGATTACACTTGGCGGAGGCTGCTATTGGTGTGTCGAAGCAGTTTATGAAGATTTAAACGGAGTAAAATCTGTTGTCTCTGGATTTTCTGGCGGAAATGTTGCCAACCCGACTTATGAGGAAGTTTGCACGGGACAAACAGGTCATGCAGAAGTAGTTCAGATTACTTACGATAAAAACGTGACTGATATTAATGAAATTTTCAAAGTCTTTTTTACCGTTCACGATCCAACGACTTTAAATCGCCAAGGTGCAGATGTTGGAACTCAATATCGTTCTGTAATTTTTTATAAAAATGCCGAACAGAAAAAAGCTGCCGAAAGCATTATTGCAGAATTGAATAAAGCAAAAGTGTACAAAAACCCGATTGTGACTAAAGTAGAACCTTTTAAAGCTTTCTACAAAGCCGAAGATTATCACCAAAATTACTATGCAAACAACAAAAACCAGCCGTATTGCAAAATGGTGATTCAGCCAAAATTAGAAAAATTTGAAAAGGTCTTTAAAGACAAACTCAAAAAGAAATAA
- a CDS encoding FAD-dependent protein: MPKELLLQVTPEIAANESLLKDHLSRQIKVSTTEIQHVSILKRSIDARQKAIKINLKVLIYLKGEPFQETKIELPRYKDVSNAQEVIVVGAGPAGLFAALQLIELGLKPIVLERGKDVRGRRRDLKAINREHIVNEDSNYCFGEGGAGTYSDGKLYTRSKKRGDVTRILELLVAFGASEDILVEAHPHIGTNKLPKIIEDIREKIIEFGGQVLFETRVSDILVKNNEVEGIVTQNGDKIHANKLILATGHSARDIFELLDKKKILIEAKPFALGVRAEHSQELIDSIQYSCDYRGEHLPPAPYSIVKQVNGRGMYSFCMCPGGVIAPCATSPGEVVTNGWSPSKRDQSTANSGIVVELKLEDFKPFAKFGALAGMEFQKSIEQKAWHLAGQTQKVPAQRMIDFTQSKVSSDIPKTSYVPGTTSVEMGQVFPGFLTQIMRQGFQDFGKSMRGYLTNEAILHAPESRTSSPVRIPRDPLTLEHLQIKGLYPCGEGAGYAGGIISAAIDGEKCALMIAESLK, from the coding sequence ATGCCTAAAGAACTTTTACTTCAAGTTACACCAGAAATTGCTGCAAACGAATCATTGCTGAAAGACCATTTGTCTAGACAAATTAAGGTTTCTACAACAGAAATTCAGCATGTTTCTATTTTGAAACGCTCGATTGATGCACGTCAAAAGGCAATTAAAATCAACTTAAAAGTTCTTATTTATTTAAAAGGCGAACCTTTTCAGGAAACCAAAATCGAACTTCCAAGATATAAAGACGTTTCCAATGCTCAAGAAGTTATTGTTGTCGGCGCTGGTCCGGCTGGACTTTTTGCAGCATTGCAATTAATTGAGTTAGGTTTAAAGCCAATTGTACTCGAACGTGGAAAAGATGTTCGCGGACGTCGACGTGATTTAAAAGCAATAAACCGAGAACATATTGTAAACGAAGATTCTAATTATTGTTTTGGTGAAGGAGGAGCAGGAACATATTCTGATGGAAAATTATATACTCGATCTAAAAAGCGCGGCGATGTAACTAGAATTCTGGAGCTTTTAGTAGCTTTTGGAGCTTCAGAAGATATTTTGGTAGAAGCGCATCCACATATTGGAACCAATAAACTTCCTAAAATTATTGAAGATATTCGTGAAAAAATTATCGAGTTTGGCGGTCAGGTTTTGTTTGAAACCCGAGTAAGTGATATTCTGGTAAAAAACAACGAAGTTGAAGGAATTGTAACTCAAAATGGAGATAAAATTCACGCCAATAAATTGATCTTGGCAACAGGACATTCGGCACGAGATATTTTTGAATTATTAGATAAAAAGAAAATTTTAATAGAAGCCAAACCTTTTGCTTTAGGAGTTCGTGCAGAACATTCACAAGAATTAATAGACAGTATTCAGTACAGCTGTGATTATCGCGGTGAACATTTGCCACCAGCGCCATATTCTATCGTAAAACAAGTAAACGGTCGCGGCATGTATTCTTTCTGTATGTGTCCAGGAGGTGTAATCGCTCCTTGTGCAACAAGTCCGGGTGAAGTGGTTACAAACGGCTGGTCGCCATCTAAGCGTGATCAGTCAACTGCAAATTCTGGAATTGTTGTCGAATTGAAATTAGAAGATTTTAAACCTTTTGCAAAATTCGGCGCTTTGGCTGGAATGGAATTTCAAAAAAGTATCGAACAAAAAGCATGGCATTTAGCGGGACAAACTCAAAAAGTTCCAGCACAACGAATGATTGATTTTACGCAAAGTAAAGTTTCATCAGATATTCCGAAAACATCTTATGTTCCGGGAACTACTTCGGTAGAAATGGGGCAGGTTTTTCCGGGATTTTTAACGCAAATTATGCGTCAGGGTTTTCAGGATTTTGGAAAATCAATGCGCGGTTATTTAACCAACGAAGCAATTTTACACGCGCCAGAAAGCAGAACTTCATCGCCGGTAAGAATTCCGAGGGATCCTTTAACCTTAGAGCATTTGCAAATCAAAGGATTATATCCGTGTGGTGAAGGAGCGGGTTACGCCGGTGGAATCATTTCTGCAGCAATTGACGGTGAAAAATGTGCGTTAATGATTGCTGAATCCTTGAAATAA
- a CDS encoding SMI1/KNR4 family protein, translated as MTPQDIEKKYGFEYPELYKQLYIDRMLDMSESGPNWYSEVYPKLKDNPPLLLHTYDFKLMNLKNVEDEINELSDPENYRKINKEFRFIPFGRSYGGDHYCFFLNDENNGNIPIVFVWHDLNEVEYLAKNLQDFIFRALLTDMAYIDEDISDKEFKYNLEMTFKSHEKYLTEQQKELLLNFLNLEIKDYEIIYPYSKENARGLLTYEEKDKILVEVISFDKMATSFEYSTE; from the coding sequence ATGACACCACAAGATATTGAGAAGAAATATGGATTTGAATATCCAGAATTATATAAGCAATTATATATAGACAGAATGCTTGATATGTCTGAATCCGGGCCTAATTGGTATTCCGAAGTTTATCCAAAATTAAAAGATAATCCTCCATTATTGTTGCATACTTATGATTTTAAATTAATGAATTTGAAAAATGTTGAAGATGAAATAAATGAATTAAGTGATCCCGAAAATTATCGAAAAATCAACAAAGAATTTAGATTTATTCCATTTGGTAGGAGTTATGGTGGAGATCATTATTGTTTCTTTCTTAACGATGAAAATAATGGAAATATTCCAATAGTTTTTGTTTGGCATGATTTAAACGAAGTGGAATACTTAGCAAAAAATTTACAAGACTTTATATTTCGAGCATTATTAACTGATATGGCATATATAGATGAAGATATATCAGATAAAGAATTTAAGTATAATCTTGAAATGACATTCAAGTCTCATGAAAAATATCTAACGGAACAGCAGAAGGAACTTTTATTGAATTTCTTAAATCTTGAGATTAAAGATTACGAGATTATATATCCATATAGTAAAGAAAATGCTAGAGGACTATTAACTTATGAAGAAAAAGATAAAATACTTGTAGAGGTTATATCATTTGACAAAATGGCTACTAGTTTTGAATATTCTACAGAGTAA